Proteins co-encoded in one Dryobates pubescens isolate bDryPub1 chromosome 4, bDryPub1.pri, whole genome shotgun sequence genomic window:
- the CHST12 gene encoding carbohydrate sulfotransferase 12 — translation MTKARLLRLSVVLVSVFMILLIIVYWDNVGTAHFYLHTSFSRPHSSGAIPGITAGEGWETLPDVDEFLAKLLSSSLKQNSSVPRKPEQLLVQGSSRPVVSNLEENVRGYDWSVHNDKNSLDQEKLQVERQRTLREFCANSSLAFPTKERSFDDIPNYELNHLIVDDRHGIIYCYVPKVACTNWKRVMIVLSESLLDQGVPYRNPLDIPREHVHNTSTHLTFNKFWRRYGKFSRHLMKIKLKKYTKFLFVRDPFVRLISAFRSKFELENEEFYQRFAIPMLKLYSNRTNLPTSVREAFEAGLRVSFSDFIQYLLDPRTEKMVPFNEHWRQIYRLCHPCQIDYDFIGKLETLDEDAAYLLQLLKVDRLLHFPPSYRNRTASSWEDNWFAKIPLAWRQQLYKLYEADFVLFGYPKPENLLKD, via the coding sequence ATGACCAAAGCGCGGCTCCTCCGTCTCTCTGTGGTGCTGGTCTCCGTCTTCATGATCCTCCTAATCATTGTGTACTGGGACAACGTAGGGACAGCTCACTTCTACCTGCACACGTCCTTCTCCAGGCCTCATTCCTCAGGAGCCATCCCTGGTATCACGGCAGGTGAAGGCTGGGAAACCCTGCCAGATGTGGATGAGTTTTTGGCAAAGCTGCTCAGTTCGAGCCTGAAGCAGAATAGCTCTGTTCCTCGAAAGCCAGAGCAGCTACTcgtccagggctccagcaggccTGTGGTGAGCAATCTGGAGGAGAACGTGCGAGGCTACGACTGGTCGGTGCACAATGACAAGAACAGCTTGGACCAAGAGAAGCTGCAGGTCGAGAGGCAGAGAACGCTGCGAGAGTTTTGTGCCaattccagcctggccttccccACCAAGGAGCGCTCCTTTGACGACATCCCCAACTATGAGCTCAACCACCTGATCGTGGACGACCGCCACGGCATCATCTACTGCTACGTCCCCAAGGTGGCCTGCACCAACTGGAAGCGGGTGATGATTGTGCTAAGCGAGAGCCTGCTGGACCAGGGGGTGCCCTACCGGAACCCTCTGGATATCCCCCGAGAGCACGTCCACaacaccagcacccacctgacCTTCAACAAGTTCTGGCGCCGCTACGGGAAGTTCTCGCGGCACCTCATGAAGATCAAGCTGAAGAAGTACACCAAGTTCCTGTTCGTGCGGGACCCTTTCGTCCGCCTCATCTCCGCCTTCCGCAGCAAGTTTGAGCTGGAGAACGAGGAGTTCTACCAGCGCTTTGCCATCCCCATGCTGAAACTCTACTCCAACCGCACCAACCTTCCCACCTCTGTGAGGGAGGCCTTCGAGGCGGGCCtcagagtctccttttctgacTTCATCCAGTACTTGCTGGATCCCAGGACAGAGAAGATGGTCCCCTTCAATGAGCACTGGAGGCAGATTTACCGCCTGTGCCACCCGTGCCAGATAGACTACGATTTCATCGGGAAGCTGGAGACGCTGGATGAGGATGCTGCTTATTTACTGCAGCTCCTCAAAGTGGACAGACTGCTTCACTTCCCCCCCAGCTACCGGAACAggactgccagcagctgggaagaTAACTGGTTTGCCAAAATCCCGCTGGcttggaggcagcagctctatAAGCTTTACGAAGCAGATTTTGTACTTTTTGGCTACCCCAAGCCAGAAAACTTGCTTAAAGACTGA